Proteins from one Nicotiana tabacum cultivar K326 chromosome 23, ASM71507v2, whole genome shotgun sequence genomic window:
- the LOC107818159 gene encoding F-box/kelch-repeat protein At3g23880-like yields MESERDEASNRHSKRSKCTKRAQLPSNSASNQHPKGRKRTKRAQYPSNSVQYSNLKIPALPPELITEILSRLPVKSLLQFRSVSKSWVAIISSPEFIKIHLSLSANKNKEDTHHILKLGLSGSGWKFKDCPLSSLFCDSVVNEAFDLVYPIKNASKDISIVGSCNGLILLAHYSEYSLLWNPTIRKCKKLPEFKPRLKKNNYAVYGFGYDEFHDDYKVVGIFNNYGGSDYVEFKMYSLKSDSWTSVDYCGEILNASGSSQKMKLDGWGLFVNGKLHWDTITSGPVVRTGKNIISFDLANEKWDKLEKPLVGKNELCVGMLGSDLSVFCDYEESYLGAWVMKEYGVKESWVKMFTIEYPKGQSLYPPFFMSSKGEILVVFGSTFMIYNSKDHSVRYTNVTNSGDCSLTEIYIESLVCPFSTEGTENATKERKKLRSKQSSNK; encoded by the coding sequence ATGGAATCTGAGAGAGACGAAGCTTCCAATCGACACTCAAAGCGGAGCAAATGCACAAAACGTGCTCAATTGCCATCAAATTCAGCCTCCAATCAACACCCAAAGGGGAGAAAACGCACAAAACGAGCTCAATATCCATCAAATTCAGTGCaatattcaaacttgaaaatcccTGCTCTTCCACCAGAACTCATCACTGAAATCCTCTCAAGGCTTCCAGTCAAATCCCTCTTGCAATTCAGGTCTGTTTCAAAATCTTGGGTTGCTATAATCTCTAGCCCTGAATTTATCAAGATCCATCTCAGTTTATCAGCTAATAAAAACAAGGAAGACACCCACCATATACTTAAATTAGGTCTTAGTGGATCGGGTTGGAAATTTAAAGACTGCCCTCTTAGTTCTTTATTTTGTGACTCTGTTGTTAACGAGGCTTTTGACTTGGTTTATCCCATTAAAAATGCCAGTAAAGATATCAGTATTGTGGGTTCTTGCAATGGATTGATTTTGCTTGCCCACTATTCAGAATATTCGTTACTATGGAATCCAACAATTAGAAAGTGCAAGAAATTGCCTGAGTTTAAACCTAGATTGAAGAAAAATAACTATGCCGTATATGGTTTTGGATATGATGAGTTCCATGATGATTATAAGGTAGTgggtatttttaataattatggCGGTTCAGATTACGTGGAGTTCAAAATGTATAGTCTAAAGAGTGATTCTTGGACTAGTGTTGATTATTGTGGGGAGATATTAAATGCTTCAGGCTCTTCTCAAAAAATGAAATTAGATGGTTGGGGTTTGTTTGTGAATGGGAAGCTTCATTGGGATACTATTACTTCTGGTCCAGTTGTGCGTACGGGCAAGAACATCATTTCTTTTGATTTAGCTAATGAGAAATGGGACAAGTTGGAGAAGCCCTTAGTTGGAAAGAATGAATTGTGTGTGGGAATGTTGGGAAGTGATCTTTCTGTCTTTTGTGATTATGAAGAATCTTATTTAGGTGCTTGGGTTATGAAGGAGTATGGGGTTAAAGAATCTTGGGTAAAGATGTTTACCATCGAGTATCCAAAAGGTCAATCTCTGTATCCACCCTTTTTCATGTCAAGTAAAGGTGAAATATTGGTGGTGTTTGGATCAACTTTCATGATATACAATTCAAAAGATCACTCAGTCAGATACACAAATGTTACTAACTCTGGTGATTGTTCTCTTACGGAAATCTACATTGAAAGCTTAGTTTGTCCTTTTTCTACTGAAGGGACAGAGAATGCAACAAAAGAACGGAAAAAGCTCAGATCAAAACAATCGAGTAACAAATAA